The following are encoded in a window of Desulfobulbaceae bacterium genomic DNA:
- a CDS encoding molybdopterin-dependent oxidoreductase produces MTNSIADTTKTDLFLMIGSNPDTSHPTIGLRVHQAVDRGAKLIIVDPRKTKLAERADLWLRILPGTDVAFLNGLMHIILEEDLWDKKFVEERTEDFDELKQLVKKYNPDYVSGITGLAVDDLFQCARMFAGPGRHAIFHGMGITHYTTGTDRVKSIANLSMLCGKVGVEGGGCNPLRGQNNVQGACDMGALFNTLPGYGGLSNEELFNQYEKLWKVKLPRRPGKPATEVWENIFKGEIRALYVFGEDPAIADANIAHVQEALREVDFLVVQDIFLTDTAKEADVVFPAACFAEKEGTFTCTERRVQRVRKAVDPPGDAKPDWQIFCELSKKMGYDMGYKSAEEIFEEVRQLMPMYAGITYQRLDKVGLQWPVPTLDHPGTTVLHTEQFTRGLGLFVPEGYLPPQEPADTEYPMLFTTGREYARYNFSSMTGKTPEIDVIAPECLAEVNPVDAERMGVRQGSWIRISSRRGSVEIKVTITDRSQEGTIFSTYNYVETPVNYLTLDALDRLSRTPEYKLCAVKVEVLEY; encoded by the coding sequence ATGACAAACTCCATCGCAGATACTACTAAGACAGATCTCTTTCTGATGATTGGATCGAACCCTGATACTAGTCATCCAACCATTGGTTTACGTGTCCATCAGGCAGTTGATCGTGGGGCCAAGTTGATCATCGTTGATCCGCGGAAGACAAAACTGGCGGAGCGGGCAGATCTGTGGCTTAGAATTCTGCCTGGTACGGATGTGGCTTTCCTCAATGGCTTGATGCATATTATCCTTGAAGAGGATCTTTGGGATAAGAAGTTTGTTGAAGAGCGTACTGAGGATTTTGATGAACTCAAGCAACTGGTTAAAAAGTACAACCCGGATTATGTAAGTGGAATAACAGGTCTTGCTGTTGATGATCTTTTCCAGTGTGCTCGGATGTTTGCCGGACCAGGTCGTCATGCCATCTTTCACGGCATGGGTATCACTCACTATACCACCGGCACTGATCGGGTTAAGTCCATTGCCAATCTCTCCATGCTCTGCGGCAAGGTCGGTGTTGAAGGTGGCGGTTGCAATCCCCTCCGTGGGCAGAATAATGTTCAAGGCGCATGTGACATGGGGGCTCTTTTTAATACCCTGCCCGGATATGGTGGCCTTAGCAACGAAGAGTTGTTTAACCAGTATGAGAAACTGTGGAAGGTTAAACTTCCACGGCGACCAGGAAAACCTGCGACCGAGGTGTGGGAAAATATCTTTAAAGGTGAAATTCGAGCGCTATACGTTTTTGGCGAGGACCCGGCTATTGCCGATGCCAATATTGCGCATGTCCAGGAGGCATTAAGAGAGGTAGATTTTCTGGTTGTCCAGGATATCTTTCTTACTGATACCGCAAAGGAAGCGGACGTTGTTTTTCCTGCAGCCTGCTTTGCCGAAAAAGAGGGTACTTTTACCTGTACCGAACGTCGAGTGCAGCGGGTTCGTAAGGCAGTTGATCCTCCAGGAGATGCTAAACCAGACTGGCAAATCTTCTGTGAACTATCGAAAAAGATGGGCTACGATATGGGGTATAAATCGGCCGAGGAGATCTTCGAGGAAGTTCGTCAATTGATGCCGATGTACGCCGGAATCACTTATCAGCGACTCGATAAGGTTGGCCTCCAGTGGCCAGTTCCTACTCTCGACCATCCTGGCACAACGGTGCTTCATACTGAGCAATTTACCAGAGGCCTCGGGCTTTTTGTGCCGGAAGGGTACCTTCCACCTCAGGAACCAGCAGACACCGAGTATCCAATGCTTTTCACAACCGGTCGTGAGTATGCCCGGTACAATTTTAGTTCCATGACCGGCAAGACTCCTGAAATCGATGTCATTGCCCCAGAGTGTTTGGCGGAGGTTAATCCCGTCGATGCAGAACGTATGGGGGTGCGACAAGGGAGCTGGATCCGCATCAGTTCACGCCGTGGTTCGGTCGAAATTAAGGTCACTATTACTGATCGCAGCCAGGAAGGTACGATATTCTCTACCTACAACTATGTCGAGACCCCAGTCAATTACTTGACACTGGACGCTCTTGACCGCCTTTCCAGAACGCCGGAATATAAACTCTGCGCAGTTAAGGTTGAAGTTTTAGAATACTGA
- a CDS encoding FAD-dependent oxidoreductase → MAQAVTNKKKAKGTSSGAVMVLGGGVAGVQAALDLTELGYYVYLVEKTAAIGGVMAQLDKTFPTNDCSL, encoded by the coding sequence ATGGCACAGGCTGTAACTAACAAGAAAAAAGCTAAAGGCACCTCTTCCGGCGCCGTCATGGTATTGGGTGGCGGCGTTGCTGGTGTCCAAGCTGCCCTTGATCTGACTGAATTGGGATATTATGTCTATCTGGTCGAAAAAACGGCTGCCATTGGCGGGGTCATGGCCCAACTGGATAAGACCTTTCCAACTAATGACTGCTCGCTTTGA
- a CDS encoding CoB--CoM heterodisulfide reductase iron-sulfur subunit A family protein codes for MLSNTDFLSLEGTPGAFTVKVNVRPKYIDAAKCTACGLCTQYCPRHLVDEYNEGLSITRPIHIDYPQAVPASYYIDPETCMHLKHGTCKICVPVCRSRAIDFSQTAKVEELEVGAVVLAPGFGRVPESTLAKYSYGQHPDVVTSLEFERLLNPSGPYQGHVLCLSDQRHPKKIAFIQCVGSRDLGCDNGYCSSVCCMYAIKEAMVAKEHDPSLDITIYYMDMRTQGKDFDAAQKRAQEQFGIKFVRAKVADVTPWGKKGLKLTYSTMDGAHVFAAFDMVVLSVGLDAPKDAQDIAKKLDVELNAYQFCDTTPFAPLNTSREGILVVGAFQGPKDIPESVTQSSAAAGIASVMLKQQRGAGYVIKSYPEERDIAEEEVRIGVFTCHCGINIGGVVDVPLVDQYAGGMENVVYHSESLYSCSHDAQQVIKQKIKEHNLNRIVIAACSPRTHEPLFQETMKDAGLNRSLFEMVNIRDQCSWVHANEPEAATKKSMDLIRMGVAKARGIKPLAEHTVPVTPKAVVLGGGVAGMTAALTLADQGYHTTLLEKEAFLGGNLLAIKKTIFGVETEKTLKSIIDRVQKNKLIDVCTQAELVDVAGFVGNFSSVVKLNEGKTSKEVTIDHGVIILATGGTEYVPKTVLGKELVKSDKIITQRELETRLYAKNKKDLPNSVVMVQCAGSRGDDLNYCSKVCCNHAVKNALMLKDRNPKAQIIVLYRDMRTYGYAEEKYREAREKGVVFIPYETSAMPEITKKGGSVEVSFFDPILREDVIIAPDLVTLSVGIVPQGTEVLSKLLKVPVTADKFFLEAHVKLRPVEMPVDGVFVCGLAHSPKPLDETVVQAQAAAAKAAIPLVKGMVHVAPIVSNVNKEECIGCGLCVSLCPYKTIKMVVMEDKKKKAETIVASCKACGICAAHCPTFAISMGGFTNEQIYSQIEAFGKSIEENV; via the coding sequence ATTCTCAGCAATACCGATTTCTTATCCCTTGAAGGAACGCCAGGTGCATTTACCGTTAAGGTTAATGTTCGGCCCAAATATATTGATGCAGCAAAGTGTACTGCATGTGGACTCTGTACCCAGTATTGCCCTCGACATCTTGTGGATGAGTATAATGAGGGTCTTTCCATCACTCGGCCCATTCATATTGATTATCCCCAAGCTGTTCCAGCATCGTATTATATAGATCCTGAAACTTGTATGCATCTGAAGCATGGCACCTGTAAGATCTGCGTGCCGGTGTGCCGGAGTCGAGCCATCGACTTCTCTCAGACAGCTAAGGTTGAGGAGCTTGAGGTTGGAGCGGTCGTGCTGGCGCCAGGATTTGGTCGTGTTCCAGAGTCTACTCTTGCCAAATACAGTTATGGGCAGCACCCAGATGTAGTGACCAGCCTTGAGTTTGAGCGGTTGCTTAATCCGTCTGGACCGTATCAAGGGCATGTGCTGTGTCTCTCTGACCAGCGACACCCCAAGAAAATTGCCTTTATCCAGTGTGTGGGGTCTCGTGATCTGGGTTGTGACAATGGGTATTGCTCCTCTGTATGCTGCATGTATGCCATTAAGGAGGCCATGGTCGCCAAAGAGCATGACCCTTCGCTTGATATTACAATCTACTATATGGACATGCGAACGCAGGGTAAGGATTTTGACGCTGCCCAAAAACGTGCCCAGGAGCAGTTTGGGATCAAGTTTGTCCGTGCCAAGGTTGCTGACGTCACACCGTGGGGTAAAAAGGGTCTCAAGTTGACCTACTCCACCATGGACGGAGCGCATGTATTTGCCGCGTTCGATATGGTTGTCCTTTCAGTAGGATTGGATGCGCCTAAAGACGCCCAAGATATTGCCAAGAAGCTGGATGTTGAGTTGAACGCCTATCAATTTTGTGACACGACTCCCTTTGCTCCGCTTAACACCAGCCGTGAGGGAATATTAGTAGTCGGTGCTTTCCAAGGGCCTAAAGATATCCCGGAAAGTGTCACCCAATCGAGTGCTGCTGCAGGTATTGCTTCAGTTATGCTCAAGCAGCAGCGGGGGGCCGGATATGTTATCAAATCTTATCCAGAGGAGCGGGATATTGCTGAGGAGGAGGTGCGGATCGGTGTTTTTACCTGCCATTGTGGGATCAACATCGGCGGTGTGGTCGATGTGCCGCTGGTCGATCAATACGCTGGTGGCATGGAAAACGTTGTCTATCACTCAGAATCGCTCTACAGTTGTTCTCATGATGCTCAGCAAGTCATCAAGCAGAAAATCAAGGAACACAATCTTAACCGTATTGTTATCGCGGCCTGTTCGCCGAGAACCCATGAGCCGCTCTTTCAGGAGACAATGAAAGATGCGGGACTCAACCGTTCCTTGTTTGAGATGGTCAATATCCGTGATCAATGTTCCTGGGTTCATGCCAATGAGCCAGAAGCTGCCACCAAGAAGTCTATGGATTTGATCAGGATGGGTGTTGCAAAGGCCCGTGGCATCAAGCCTCTCGCTGAGCATACCGTGCCTGTTACCCCAAAAGCAGTCGTGTTGGGAGGTGGTGTTGCTGGTATGACTGCTGCCTTGACTTTAGCTGATCAAGGCTACCATACCACTCTCCTCGAAAAGGAAGCATTTTTGGGGGGGAACCTGCTGGCGATAAAAAAGACTATCTTTGGTGTTGAAACTGAAAAGACCCTCAAGTCAATAATTGATCGGGTGCAAAAAAATAAGCTGATTGACGTCTGCACCCAGGCAGAGCTTGTCGATGTAGCTGGTTTTGTGGGTAATTTTAGTTCCGTTGTTAAGTTGAACGAAGGCAAGACATCAAAAGAGGTCACCATTGATCACGGAGTAATCATCTTGGCGACCGGCGGGACTGAATATGTGCCCAAAACAGTCCTGGGCAAAGAACTGGTGAAATCGGACAAGATCATCACCCAGAGAGAGCTTGAGACTCGATTGTATGCCAAGAACAAGAAAGATCTGCCTAACTCGGTGGTGATGGTTCAGTGTGCCGGATCTCGTGGGGATGATCTGAATTACTGTAGCAAGGTGTGCTGTAATCATGCAGTCAAGAACGCACTGATGTTGAAGGACCGTAATCCTAAAGCCCAGATCATTGTCCTTTATCGCGATATGCGGACCTATGGTTATGCTGAAGAGAAGTACCGTGAAGCTCGTGAGAAAGGTGTGGTTTTTATTCCTTATGAGACCAGCGCTATGCCTGAGATCACTAAAAAAGGCGGGTCTGTTGAGGTCAGTTTCTTTGATCCGATACTGCGTGAAGATGTAATTATTGCCCCTGACCTTGTAACATTGAGTGTTGGTATTGTGCCGCAGGGAACAGAGGTTTTGAGCAAACTGTTAAAAGTACCGGTTACAGCGGATAAGTTCTTCCTTGAGGCACATGTTAAGCTGCGTCCCGTCGAGATGCCGGTGGATGGAGTTTTTGTCTGTGGTCTGGCTCATTCGCCCAAGCCGCTGGATGAGACCGTAGTTCAGGCACAGGCCGCCGCTGCCAAGGCAGCCATACCTCTTGTTAAGGGGATGGTTCATGTTGCCCCCATTGTCTCAAACGTTAATAAGGAAGAGTGTATTGGATGTGGGTTATGTGTTAGTCTGTGCCCATACAAGACGATTAAGATGGTGGTAATGGAAGACAAGAAAAAGAAGGCGGAAACTATCGTCGCTTCATGCAAGGCCTGTGGTATTTGCGCGGCGCATTGCCCAACTTTTGCCATTT